From the Equus asinus isolate D_3611 breed Donkey chromosome 9, EquAss-T2T_v2, whole genome shotgun sequence genome, the window ACAGTGGGGCTTGGTGTGTGACCAAAGCTGGCGTGGAGGTGAGCGGGCaagtgaagaagagaaggaggtcaaGGTGACCCCcagtttctggcttgagcaactcAACTGTGCTGTCCCTGAGGTGAGGAAAGCCGGAAGCAGGAggttctgggggagggtgggagacAGTGCCGTTTTGGGCACGATGAATCCGAGGTGCTGAGAGACATCCAGATGGAGCtgcccaggaggcagctgggtgTACGATTCTGCCGCCCAGGAGAACTGCGGCTGGGGCTGGAGGCGTGGGAGTGATCTGCACAGACATGGCGATTAAAGCCGCGGAGTGGGCGAGATGGTTTGGGGACAGGGCACCAGGAGGGAGCTCTGAGGAACACCTACATTTAGGGAGCAGGCAGCGAGCACAGCTGGAGAGGGGCAAGAAGACCAGGGGtctgggtggtgaacaagatgtagtctacacagaaaccaaaatgtaatgatgtatacccaaaatttatattatgttataaaccaatgttactgcaataaaaaaaaagatcagggTCACGCAAGGTCATCTAAGCAGAGGGAATAGAGAATTTCAGGGTGGGCATGGCCAGCCACACTAGAGGCTGCGGTCCTTTCTCAAAACATGACCATGAAAAGGGCCCATGGATTCTCTATCAAGGTGACCTGGGGACCCTGTCAGAGGCATGTTTGTGAGGTGGCAGGTGGAGAGGCCCCCTGTCCAGACGTTTGTCCTGTGCTGTCTCTCCGGCCAGCTCCTCGGGACCAGCACCTGCCCTCCCTCTGGGCCCAGGGCCATCACGGGGCCCAGTGTACACAGGCTGGCCGGCTTTTTAATGGATGGATAGTAGTCCTGTGCCCTTAGGCAACAGGAGGGAGACAGTTCTGACCATGGCCTTGGCGCCAGCACCACAGCAAGCCACGACTGGATCCTCTCCCaacctctcttccctttcctttctagCCTGGTCAGTACTCAGGCTGAGGCTGGGCGGCACAGGAGGCCATCGGGGCTGCCCCATCCTCCTCCAGGAGGGACACAGAGGCCAGTCTGGCTCTTTAGAGCTCCCTGGGGCATCTGGGATCCTTCCCACCTGTATTAGGGATCATCAGCCGGCCTCCGAGGAAGTTGAAGGTCCCGTAGGCCATGTTGCTGGTGCCACGAGGCAGGGAGCGGAAGAAGTTCTGGGTGGAGAGGCGGGAAACGAAGTCTTCAGCCTCAGAGGTGGGTGAGCTGTGGTGCAGCGTGTGGCGGCCACCACCCAGTGGGCTGAGCAAGTGCCCGTTGGTGAGCTGGAACTTGGGGCTGGGCCCGTCCTGCCGGGGACACAGACTGCCCTGGtagctggtggtggtggtgctgaggTCTGGCTGGATGGTGAGCAGATGGGGATTGTCTGCAAGGATAAAGAGACTCAGGGAATGGCATGGGGGCAGTCCCGTCTGGGCAGCCCTTGGCGTTCAGGCCTCGCAGGAGTGCTAGGGGCAGGGAGCACCTCACCTGCTTTGCTGGGCTTGATGCTGACGGGTTGGAAGCCTGAGGTGAGGATGGAGGAGTCGGCCACGTCTGAGTCCAGCCCCTCCTTCTTGCGGCAATAAACGAGGATGAGGACAAGTAGCAGCAGGAGGAGGCACACGGCCACGGCAATGAGGCCCACGTAGAGGGCCACGTCCTCGGGGCCGGAAGCAGCTGCGGGAGAGAGTGCGGCCTTGGCAGGGGCAGCGTGCAGGAGGCCGGGAAGGAGCGGTCAGCGGTCTATACCCCAGGAGGATGAGGCCTCCGCTCCTTGGGCATCAGCACTAGCAGGGCAGCAGGTACTGGCGGCAGGGAGCACGGAGTCGGCAGGCGTGCATCCTAGCCCTGCAGCTGCTACCGCCTTGCCATATCACTGAGCAAATCGCATCCCTCATGGCTCGATTCAGGCTGAGGTTGCTGCTGCCAGAGAacggaggagaggaagagacactTCCCCGGGTGGCCTGGTGCTGGGCTGCTGGGTGAACTCACTCTTCTGGGGCCCAGGCCAGCTGGGGCTTGGGGTGAGACCCCCAAAGCAGAGGATCTGCTTCCTATGGGGTCTGCCAATCTGCTTCCGAGCCCCTCCCGGGGCCAGGAGCAGGGGTGTCAGtgctcttctcctcctctgcctcccctagGCCTGAGGCAGGGCCGGGGAGGGGTGACTGACCGCCTGGAGGAAGCTGTATTGATTTTAGAAGGGCTTTGCATAATGGAAGAAATGTCCATCAGAAAGGAACTGACACAGATAATTAGGTTTTTAATTGAAAGAATGGGGGAGGGTGTgttctagagaaaaaaaatccaacagaGATCTTTAATTGTTAGTTATGGCCTTGTAATTAACAAGCCGCACAAGCCCTGCATTCCCACAGGACTTGCATGTGCACTTGGGGCCCGGGGCAGAGGggaagctgcaagagaaaggggCCAGGGGTCTGGGAGATGATCCCAGGGCCAGGTGGGCACAGAGAAGCTTCAAACGTGTGCATGTCTTGGGTGGCGTGTGAGGTCCTGGGTCGTGCGTGGGCATATGCTTGGGTGTGTTAGGGATGGGGGAGTCCCTAAGGGTCCTGAACTTTGGAGAGGGGGTGCAGCCTGTGGCAGGGGACCCACTCCCTTAGCCACCAcatccccagagctgggcaggTCCAATCCCGGCCAACTGAAGAAGACTCCTGGGGTGCGGAGGACTCACTGTGCACGCAGAGGTCGCTGGTACAGTTTCGGGTGTCCAGATCAGCGCCCCGGCACTCCTCACCTCCGTTGCGGGGCGCTGGATCAGAGCACTCGCGGCTCCGCCAGTGGGTGCAGTCAAGTCCACAGGCTGACCACTTGCTCCATGGGCTCCAGCTGCCGTCCACTAGACATAAGATAGACATGGACAGACAGGAGATGGCGTGGTCAGCCCGGGCACCCAGCCCAGGAAGTCTGCTGGTGTGGCTCTACTGGGCATCCGGACCTGGGTGCCATGCCAaggccaggcccaggcccaccAGTCTGCACACCCGCTGGGTCCAGCTGGCCTGGATGATGCATGCTAATGACGGGAGGCACGATGACGCCGGGTCTGCTTGGCTCTACCCACACCAAGGGGGCCACCCTGGCCCTGGGGCAGTGAGTGTGCTTGGGTAGACGATGACCCTCTGATCCCAGGCACAGGTGCTTCTGCAGCCCAAGGCTGGGCCCTACCTCTGCCACACAGTAACTGTACTTGCCCTGACTGTACCTGTCCTGACTGTACCTCAGACGCTGTGACTCAGCCCCTTTGCTGAGGCTGAGCCTGGACACAGACCGAGCCCTGCCTGCAATCACAATGAATCCCATCCCGGCCTCACACTGAGCCTGGCCCTGCGTGCAGGCAGGTGGGATGGAGCCATGGGGGCAGGCTGGTGGGCGCGATGGAGCCAGGGCACAGAGATGGCGTGGTGAGGAGCGATGCGGGAGGCAGCGGCCACGGGTACCTGGGCACAGGGTGGCGCAGGCTGTTTTCTGGACATTCTGCCCCTCACAGAAGGCGCCCCCGTTGAGAGGTGCCGGGTTGGTGCAGCTCCGGCTCCGTTTCTGCCAGCCGCGCCCACAGCTGGCGCTGCAGACGGACCACTCCGTCCACGTCGACCACCCACCGTTCACTGGCCGGACAGAGAAGGACTAGGGTCAGGGAGCGGGGGCTTCCTCAGACACGCTGGCTCAGGGGCCGAAGCAGGAGGACAGAGGGGCTGTGAGCTGGAAAGGGGCGGGCTGCGGCTATGCCGGGTGAGAAGCCCTGGAGGGGAGGCCATGCTTGTCCTTGCTGTCCTCAGGGCCTGGCTGCACCTGCTCCATAGTCCCTTCTCCCAGCAGGCATCGCGGGCGCTCAGGACAGCCAGCCCTAGCTGCAGGTCCCATGATCCTCCGGCCCAGACCCCAACCTTTCATTGGGGCAACTCCCacacctcctccccctgcctgcTCCTGGACATTCTACTTCCCACACCAGGGACACGGGAGCACAAGCTGTGGTCTGTTGCCTTTTCTAGACTCCCACCCTGTCCCCTCATCTCCCTCTGCACAATGGCCCCTGCCCACAAGTAAGCCAAGGGATGGTCCCGCCACAGATGACCACCAACCTGCCCCACACCTCAGCCTAGACACACCTCTCACCTCCCCAACAGCCACAGCAAGCCcctctccctgtccttcccagtCAGGCCGCGGTCTGGTCCACCCCGCCCTGACTCTCCAGGAGCCCACCACGTGGCTGCCCCACAACATGTCTGGTGCCTCTCCTGTGCCCGGGAGCCCCTCTGCCCTGCCAGAGCTGGGGCCCACCGTAGACGATGACAGCAGCGGAGGCGCTGCGGCGACGTGCCACGATGTTCTTGGCTACGCAGGTGTAGTTGGCCGTGTCGGCCAGGCGGGCCTGTCGCACCACCAGGCTGTGCTCTCGCGTGATGTACACATTGGGGTCCAGGGAAGGGTCCACCAGGTCCTCGTTCCGGAGCCACTCCACCTGGGGGAGGGAGCCACATCACTGCACTGCCTGCCCACGCTGGCCTTTCCTGGAGCTAGAGTGGCCCCTCGGGGAGGGGGGTCAGCCTGGAGGGCTGGGCAGGCGGGACCCAAGACTTGGGAGCCCTGCCCACCTGTGGCATTGGAGCCCCTCTCACCTCGGCTGGGGGGATGCCCTCCGGCGGGCGGCAGGGCAGCACAATGCCCTGCTCCAGGGACACCTCCTTGGCCAGTGGCTCCTGCTCAAAGTTCTTACGCAAATCTGGGAGAAGAACAAGAGTGTCCTCCAGCCTGGCTGCCTCATGCTGGGTCAGCCTGGCTGGCTCTGTCCCCTCTTCCCACAGGGGCCATGGTACATGGCAGGAGGAAGTGCCAAGTGCCCAGGGGGACATGGGGCTGCCTGGGTTGTGTGCATAGGCACTTCCCCCACCTATCAAGGTAGGACCTGAGGATCTCCAAGCAGATCCCCTCCCCCGGTGACACCCTAGGGCTGCCTCGCCTGAGGCCGGGCCCCGGACTCACAGGCGATGCGGATGTAGGCCTTCTGGCTCTTGGTGGTGCCTGAGGAGCTCCACGCCACACACTGGCACCAGTACTCCTCCAGCCCAAACACCTTCTCCACCTGCTGCCTCGAGACATTGATGCGGACCTCCATGGCAGGCAGCCCTGGGGGCGGGAGGGGTGGGTAGCCAGGGCCCGGAGGCCACGCTGAGCCTGCACAGGCCTTGCTGTCCAGTCTCTATGTGGAGGTCCCTGCACCACCCACAGATACTCCCTCTGCTGGGCAGAAGAGCGGACAGGTTTTGGGGGCTCAGTCCGGGGGACACACAGGAAGCTCCCTTCACTTTTCCTGAAGGCCGGAAGTGTGTCTTTGGCACTGCCATGCTTATACTGTGTTACCTAAGGCCTGTCTCCCTGGAGTCACTTACAGAAATGTCCCTAAAGGGGCTTCCTGTTGTTTCAGAAACAATGGCACAGAGGATGACAGAGACTGGCCTCCAAGAACTCCAGGCAGAAGGGGTCAGGTGgacaggccagccctggggcctttGTGGGTAAAAAAGGGTGAAGAAAGATCTGTCTCACTTCCCTGGGGGTTAGCAGGTAGATCGTGACATGTGATAATATAATAACAGCTATTAACAATGTAATTACAGAGATTATGTTGCATGATAATAGACCCCTGGGGCTTAGCAAGGGTTTCCCACATGCTAGCTTGTTATCTTTCTCAATCCATGCCCTTGGACAGATTGCTCCCACTCTGGAGGAgaaagaagctcagagaggctgtggCTTGACATAGGCCCCTGGCTATCTGAACACAGAGTGTGTTCAGGGTGCTCTGCAGCCACCCTGGGATAGGCGGGGTGCCCATCCCACAGGGAGAAGtggcgggaagggagagggggcagggcacGGGGTGAAGCTGGCCTGTGGTGGGCTTTGGGGACCCACTCTACCCCAACTGGGCTGCGCTGGGGGACCCTCTCAAGGATGGACTCAGCCCTagtcctgtgtgccagggagtggggcggggagggctggcccctctgaggACCCAGGTAGGGGGGATGccagccctcctccagccccctggGCCTTGGCCAAAACCAAAACCAGTGTCTCCCGGAGTGAGAAAAGACTGTTCccaatttctcctcctcctgaccCCAATTTCCCTCGGGTCATTGGCTTatcagaaagagggagagaggccggCTGCCTTTGTGTTTCTATTGTTAACAGAGAAATTCAATTAGGGCTGCATTGCAGGAGGAGCGGCTCAGCTGAGCAGGCAGCAGGAGGCTGTTTTCCCTCTTCATTTCTCTAACATGTCTCTCCCTGACCCTTGCCCACACCCCTCCTTACAGTCTCTCCAGCTGCCACACTGGGTCCCCAGATTTTTCTATCACTCGCCCCTGGCCCTGGCGAGTTCTCAGAGGAAATGGGGGGGTGTGACCTCTGGCTGAGGTCATTATTGCTGGGCTAGTTCCCTCCACTGGACACTCCCTGCCgccccctttctctctcattctccaaGACGTTGGGATGTGCGTGATTGCTGGGGGGTGGGTCATGGCTGAGAACCGAGGGTCCTTCACAGGGTCTGTGCATAGGAGCAGGGCTTTGGGCACCAGCTACCTGCCAAGCACACCGAGTCTTGGGGCATGAGAAGGAGCCATGCACACACCTGGGGGTGGAAGCAGGACTCTCCTCCTCTCGGCCTCTTTAGTTAGCAGTGGAAACCTCCAGAACATTCTGAACTGGgtactttttctcttccaggtGGACAGGTCTATGGGTGGCCCACTCCATCTCCCGAGGGGGTTGGGGAGCCAAcgtgccccctcccccccccaggcAACGCAGCTCGCAGAGAACCGCGCTAAATTTAAGTGCTcctatttctctctcccctctcctcccacttgTGTCCTACCTCCTCCCTGGCTCCTGCCCGCTGCCATGAATGAGGGCCAAGTTTGTTCGGATGTCGCAGCTCCAGGCAGTGTCCTCGAGACCCACAAGCCCTGGGACGGCAGTGGACTGAGGGAAGACCCAGACCCTGCCCTGCCGGGTCCTTGATGTGAGGGGCTGTGTCACTGAGCAGTTTCTGGGCATGGCTGTGCCTGCACCTGCCTGGTGAAGGGGAGCTGACACCAGCCTAGGGGAcggatggggaggaaggaggcggGTCCCTGCTGGTCGTGGGCCTGTGGGGGGACCCCCGTGTGGGCGTGCcaggtgtttctgggaggtggaggGCTGGCGGGCGGTGGGGGGCTCTGAGGCCAAGCCGAGCCTTAGGTTCTCATCTTTTCTCCAATCTGCTTGTGGTAACCAATCAGTTTGTTTAACACACAATAAATGACACCCCAGATGGGACTCTAGGGCTTGGTGTCCACATTTTGAGCTTTGACAGCATCagcaggtttgggtcccagggtTCTCAGGCTTTGTTCCCTCCCCCAGCCTTCTGGATGGGGAGTAGGGGCACGTGATGGGGAGACAGGGATGCTCTATCCTGGGGTGTCCACCCAGCAACTTCCCCCCAGGAATGGGTGGGGCTGCACATCTGGGCTGCCCTCCGACCCTGCCATCTTTGCCTGACCACAGGACATTTCTGGGTCTAGGTCTTTggtctgtgtgtgcacacagtACCACTGCCTACCATGTGACATCTGTTTGTGGGTAAGTGAGGAAAGCATACCTCTTCAGCTCAAAGCATGCAATGACTTTGGATTGAGACATCAACAAGACCAAGGAAAATTCAGGTGTGCTGGCTATGAGGGGCCTGAGGTCTGGTGCTCAGGGAGGAGAGGGCCCAGGCCCTCATGGGTGGGATGTGTCCTCATGAGCTCTGCTCTCTGGCCTGAAGGGAGCAAGGCCAGGGGAGCCTGTTGGGGAGTACGGGCTGGGGGGTGACTGTGGCTCAGCCTGTGACTGCTgcacagacacggaatccagaccTTGTGACGTGAAGGCAGGAGATaaagtggggtgtgtgtggagaGCCTGGCGGGGAGGCTGGGCGCAGCAGGGGATGGGTTGGGGCCTTCCCAGAGATTCCAGGACAGGCCTTGAGGCTGCAGGAAGGCAGGCTCTGGCTGTGGCTGCCTCTTCCTCATCTGTCCTTTCCCTGGGGGACCTGCCACAGCAGTGGGACTCACCATGCCAAAAAGAGGCCCTGGGCCCCGGGTGTggggtgaggagagagaaaaggccTGGAACTGGGTGTGTGAGATCTCACTGCTCCCCCACCAACATGCAAGGGggccctccccatccccagtttacagatgagcaaactgaggcccagggagagaggGGACTTGCCTGAGGGGAGGCTGACCCTCCCACTCGGACAATGCGGGCCCTAAAGCTGCCTGTATGGCCAGGGAGGTTTTTGGATTCTCTGCCGGGCCGGGGGAGGCTCTGGCCCTGGGAGGTGCTGATGGGGCCCAGGACTCTGTTGGGCCACAGAGGGCACCACCCTCTCCATCCCTCTTCTGAAGGTGGGAGGCAGAGCTGCATCACCAGCCCCGAGAGCCTTGGGGCTGAATTCCCAGCATCTGACCCAGGCCTGACACAGAGCACGTGCACAGTTAACCCCTGAGGCCTGAGGACGGAGGCTGCAGCAGCAGGCCTGTGTGGGCCAGGGCACTGCAGGGCTCACGGCCTGGGCAGGAATCACTAATCAAGGCTCTGACCCTTGGGGGGAAGGGGACTAGCCCCTGCTGACCCCGGTCGGGGCGATGGGGTGCGACTTCCGTGGAACAGAACCCCTGGCTGGAGCCCCTAGGGGCCCTGGACGAGTCAGAGCCAAGGCCTCCAGTCCACCTGTAACATGGCGGGCTGGTTCTGAGGACTAAATCCCACGCTGCCTGAGCCCAGGGCTCCTCCGTGCACATCCGCCATCCGCACTGTTGGGGAGCTTCCCAGCAGGGCCCCTCCTCCAGTCTCCCTCTGCCCCGCACCAACGCCCCACAGGGCAAGTGTGGCCGCTGCCTCCCACCCAAACCCGAGCCCTGTCAGCCGGGCCTGCATTTGCACCTTCAGGTCCTTTGACCTGGGAAATGCTGGGTTTAAGACCTGTGCTTGGACATTACTCCTCCTCTGGGAatccttcctgccccagcccctcctgccaggTGGCACGGGCGTGCCTCTCTGGGCCCTCGGTCCCCTGCTTGCCCTCAGCATCATGGCATCAGCGTCAGTTGTCCTGGCCCGGCCTCCTGTCCTAGGCTGCACCACCATTCACACTGGCTCACGTAGGTGGCTGTACTCCCCACAGGGTGTGTGCTGTGTGTCTCAGGCTGGCTGAGGCTCAGTACGGCTCAGGACCTGAAGGCTCCTCTGTGTAGGGGCTCCACAAGGCGCCAGGGCAAAGGGAGAGGAAATGAGTTAAGTGGGGTCCagtgagtgaggaggaggaggagaggctgtcGTCAGCTTGTCAGGCTGGGCCTGCTCTTGGGGAGCGCAGGAACCCAAACAAGGGCTCTCTGCCCACGTCCCCACTGCCCACTGCTGCCTAAGGCCAGGGCTAGCACGGGGCATGGGGTGTCCCAGGAAAGGGACACTTCTTGGGTCTGCCTGCTGCCCCTGGAACCCCTCCCCCCATGTCTCAGCCAAGTCCCACTGGTTCCCTCTCCTCGAAGTCTCTGGGTCTGCCCCGTCAGCCTCCCCCACACTGGTCCCCCCAGTGTCACCCATAGCTCTGGCCATGTTACTCAGAAGCTTGAAATCCCATGGGACTGTGACCTCACTCCAGAGCCTGAGAGGTGAGATTCCCAGATGGCACCCCTGCCCCATGGGCGTACCCTACACCCTCTTTGCTGACCCCGCCTGTGTCTGCCTCCAGGCCTCTGCTTGTGCTCTGCCCTGCCTGGGACACCCGTTCCCTCTTCTCCTCACCAGTTCTTAGGCCCCTGGCCCCCTTGGTTTACATGTCACCTCTGGGTCCTGCTCCTCTCTCACTCCCCACAGGGGAGCCCTCAGGACTCACTGAGGGGTCACCATGCTGCCCCCCTCTCTGTGGGGCTGTGCCCCCAGCTCAGGGAATGtgcaagtgaatgaatgaactaatggaTGCACAAGTTAGACTATCACAAAATGTCAGCTCCATGGGACCCTGCAAACCCCTTTCCTTGCGGGCACTGCTCACTGGGCTGCCCTAGGCCCAGCCAGGCTCAGACACAGTGGTGGGACTTGCCCTCCCTCTGCAACTCCCTGAGGCATTTGTAGGGGGCTTCCTTCTCACTCCCCCCAACAAGCCAGGAGGTCTGTCGGGGTGGGGCCACTCAGGGAAGGCCTCCGTGTACACACATGGTCCTGGGTGTGGGAGTCCTGCCTCTCCTGGGCACCGAGCTGGGAACATCCTTGCTCTCTGCTTCTGCGGAAGGGGCAACTGcaggcccctctctgggcctccatttcctgaGGCTGAGACCAGATTCCCCTTCAAGTGGCCCTGCCTGGCCACCCCGCCTGGCCTCACCGCTGCTCCCGTCTGTGCTGCGCTCTATCACGTGGTCCACCTGGCGCACCCACTCCCCGTTGCACTTGAAGAAGATCTGTGTGGCGGGCAAGGCCTTGCACACCAGCAGCACCGGCTTGTTCTTGACGATGTACACGTCCTCAGGCTCCACCAGGAAGTGGGGAAGCAGGTCTGGGTTGGCGCCAGGCACGGGGTTGGCTACCGTGGCACTCTGTTGGGCACCTGCAGCAGGGGCAGAGGGGGAAGGTGAGCCGGGGCCTCTGCTGGGTTTGTGGGGCCCTCCCAGGGCCAGCTGCCCGCCCAGGGGCTGGGGCCGGGCCATGCAGAGGCAGCTGTTGGGGCCGATGGGAGGAGTGTGaggccaggctctgccacttccagCCCCGCAATCTGGGCTGCTGAGTGCCCCCACTAAGCCTCAGTgtccccctctgtaaaatgggggaagaaGCAGTCCACCCACTTGTGAAGACTGGAGAGACGAAATGAGACAAGGGCAGATGTCCCAGCACATGGCAGCAGTCAGGGCTCACTGTCATCCTGGTAGAAGTTCAGGAATCTGGTGAGGCAGCCCTGGGAGGTCCAGGCGAAagctggagggaaggagagg encodes:
- the UNC5A gene encoding netrin receptor UNC5A isoform X2, with amino-acid sequence MAVRPGLWPALLGIVLTAWLRGSGAQQSATVANPVPGANPDLLPHFLVEPEDVYIVKNKPVLLVCKALPATQIFFKCNGEWVRQVDHVIERSTDGSSGLPAMEVRINVSRQQVEKVFGLEEYWCQCVAWSSSGTTKSQKAYIRIAYLRKNFEQEPLAKEVSLEQGIVLPCRPPEGIPPAEVEWLRNEDLVDPSLDPNVYITREHSLVVRQARLADTANYTCVAKNIVARRRSASAAVIVYVNGGWSTWTEWSVCSASCGRGWQKRSRSCTNPAPLNGGAFCEGQNVQKTACATLCPVDGSWSPWSKWSACGLDCTHWRSRECSDPAPRNGGEECRGADLDTRNCTSDLCVHTASGPEDVALYVGLIAVAVCLLLLLLVLILVYCRKKEGLDSDVADSSILTSGFQPVSIKPSKADNPHLLTIQPDLSTTTTSYQGSLCPRQDGPSPKFQLTNGHLLSPLGGGRHTLHHSSPTSEAEDFVSRLSTQNFFRSLPRGTSNMAYGTFNFLGGRLMIPNTGISLLIPPDAIPRGKIYEVYLTLHKPEDVRLPLAGCQTLLSPIVSCGPPGVLLTRPVILTMDHCGEPSPESWSLRLKKQSCEGSWEDVLHLGEEAPSHLYYCQLEASACYIFTEQLGRFALVGEALSVAASKRLKLLLFAPVACTSLEYNIRVYCLHDTHDALKEVVQLEKQLGGQLIQEPRILHFKDSYHNLRLSVHDVPSSLWKSKLLVSYQEIPFYHIWNGTQHYLHCTFTLERVSPSTSDLACKVWVWQVEGDGQSFNINFNITKDTRFGELLALESEGGVPALVGPSAFKIPFLIRQKIITSLDPPCSRGADWRTLAQKLHLDSHLSFFASKPSPTAMILNLWEARHFPNGNLSQLAAAVAGLGQPDAGLFTVSEAEC
- the UNC5A gene encoding netrin receptor UNC5A isoform X1 encodes the protein MAVRPGLWPALLGIVLTAWLRGSGAQQSATVANPVPGANPDLLPHFLVEPEDVYIVKNKPVLLVCKALPATQIFFKCNGEWVRQVDHVIERSTDGSSGLPAMEVRINVSRQQVEKVFGLEEYWCQCVAWSSSGTTKSQKAYIRIAYLRKNFEQEPLAKEVSLEQGIVLPCRPPEGIPPAEVEWLRNEDLVDPSLDPNVYITREHSLVVRQARLADTANYTCVAKNIVARRRSASAAVIVYVDGSWSPWSKWSACGLDCTHWRSRECSDPAPRNGGEECRGADLDTRNCTSDLCVHTASGPEDVALYVGLIAVAVCLLLLLLVLILVYCRKKEGLDSDVADSSILTSGFQPVSIKPSKADNPHLLTIQPDLSTTTTSYQGSLCPRQDGPSPKFQLTNGHLLSPLGGGRHTLHHSSPTSEAEDFVSRLSTQNFFRSLPRGTSNMAYGTFNFLGGRLMIPNTGISLLIPPDAIPRGKIYEVYLTLHKPEDVRLPLAGCQTLLSPIVSCGPPGVLLTRPVILTMDHCGEPSPESWSLRLKKQSCEGSWEDVLHLGEEAPSHLYYCQLEASACYIFTEQLGRFALVGEALSVAASKRLKLLLFAPVACTSLEYNIRVYCLHDTHDALKEVVQLEKQLGGQLIQEPRILHFKDSYHNLRLSVHDVPSSLWKSKLLVSYQEIPFYHIWNGTQHYLHCTFTLERVSPSTSDLACKVWVWQVEGDGQSFNINFNITKDTRFGELLALESEGGVPALVGPSAFKIPFLIRQKIITSLDPPCSRGADWRTLAQKLHLDSHLSFFASKPSPTAMILNLWEARHFPNGNLSQLAAAVAGLGQPDAGLFTVSEAEC